The proteins below are encoded in one region of Brassica napus cultivar Da-Ae chromosome A6, Da-Ae, whole genome shotgun sequence:
- the LOC106351125 gene encoding proline-rich receptor-like protein kinase PERK7, translating to MAEGQSPENSPPAPPPPSPSSPSSNDQTTSPPPTSDSQTTSSPPPSPTLAPPPEQSPPPPENSSSPPPPPYESSTPSSQSQSPPLPSQSPPQQSDNKGNNQGNDGGGNNASPPPPPPSKTSEHSSHSPPKSLAPPTSNGGSNSSSNDRPNMGVVIGLVAAAGLLFLVMILLCVCCLRKKKKKSKIEQMPYYGSNAFAPGKNGGDQYFNNAATQQQQHYNQNDNTANLPPPPGTMGTNWVNSPPPPPPGNWQPMPSPPAPVSGGANAIHSNEMSSNYSSGPYAPSLPPPHPSVALGFNKSTFTYEELAAATQGFSKDHLLGQGGFGYVHKGVLPNGKEIAVKSLKAGSGQGDREFQAEVDIISRVHHRHLVSLVGYCSNSGGQRLLVYEFLPNDTLEFHLHGKTGTVMDWPTRLKIALGSAKGLAYLHEDCHPKIIHRDIKASNILLDLNFEAKVADFGLAKLSQDNNTHVSTRVMGTFGYLAPEYAASGKLTDKSDVFSFGIMLLELITGRRPVDLSGEMEDSLVDWARPLCMNAAQDGEYGELVDPFLENQYEPYEMARMVACAAAAVRHSGRRRPKMSQIVRILEGDASLDDLNDGVKPGQGSYMGSSGGDGSSDYETGTYGAEMKKFRKVTLDSRDYGASSEYGGTSEYGLDPSSSSSEEMNIGGGSNKTTTTSTRRV from the exons ATGGCGGAGGGGCAGTCCCCGGAGAACTCACCGCCGgcacctcctcctccttctccgTCATCTCCCTCTTCCAACGACCAAACAACATCTCCTCCTCCTACTTCCGACAGTCAAACAACATCTTCTCCTCCTCCGTCTCCAACCCTAGCTCCTCCACCAGAACAATCACCTCCTCCACCGGAAAATTCCTCCtcacctccaccaccaccgtaTGAATCTTCAACCCCCTCCTCGCAATCACAATCTCCACCACTTCCTTCACAATCCCCACCGCAGCAGAGTGACAACAAAGGAAACAACCAAGGAAATGATGGAGGAGGCAATAACGCTTCtcctccacctccaccaccgtCTAAGACTTCCGAACATAGCTCCCATTCACCACCAAAATCACTGGCGCCGCCTACAAGCAACGGTGGCTCTAACTCGTCAAGTAACGATCGTCCGAACATGGGTGTTGTTATAGGACTTGTGGCTGCAGCTGGACTTTTGTTCCTTGTCATGATATTGTTATGCGTCTGTTGCttgcggaagaagaagaagaaatcaaagATTGAACAGATGCCGTATTACGGAAGCAATGCTTTCGCTCCAGGTAAAA ATGGTGGTGATCAATACTTCAATAATGCCGCTACACAGCAACAACAACATTACAACCAAAATGATAACACTGCCAATCTTCCTCCACCTCCTGGAACAATGGGAACAAACTGGGTAAATTCACCGCCCCCACCACCACCAGGAAACTGGCAGCCAATGCCTTCACCACCAGCACCAGTTTCAGGAGGTGCAAATGCAATCCATAGCAATGAGATGAGCTCAAATTACTCATCAGGTCCATATGCTCCGTCTCTACCACCACCTCACCCTTCAGTGGCTTTGGGATTCAACAAAAGCACATTCACTTATGAGGAGCTAGCAGCCGCGACTCAAGGTTTCTCCAAAGACCATCTATTAGGACAAGGCGGGTTCGGATATGTTCACAAAGGAGTCTTGCCTAATGGTAAAGAGATCGCGGTGAAGAGCCTTAAAGCGGGAAGCGGACAAGGAGACAGAGAGTTCCAAGCAGAGGTTGACATCATCAGCCGTGTCCATCATCGACATCTCGTGTCTCTTGTTGGATATTGCAGTAATTCAGGAGGACAGAGGTTGTTGGTCTATGAGTTTCTTCCTAATGACACACTTGAGTTCCACCTTCATG GGAAAACTGGGACTGTGATGGATTGGCCTACTAGACTCAAGATTGccttaggatcagctaaaggACTTGCTTATTTACATGAAGATT GTCATCCTAAAATCATCCATAGAGATATAAAAGCTTCAAACATTCTGCTTGATCTTAACTTCGAAGCCAAG GTTGCAGATTTTGGGTTGGCTAAGCTCTCTCAAGACAACAACACACATGTGTCCACTCGAGTCATGGGGACTTTCGGATACTTAGCCCCTGAATATGCAGCAAGTGGAAAATTAACAGATAAATCAGATGTTTTCTCTTTTGGGATTATGCTTCTTGAGCTCATAACCGGACGCAGACCTGTTGATCTGAGTGGTGAAATGGAAGACAGTTTGGTCGACTGG GCAAGACCATTATGCATGAATGCAGCTCAGGACGGAGAATATGGAGAATTGGTTGATCCATTTCTTGAGAATCAATACGAGCCTTATGAGATGGCACGCATGGTGGCTTGTGCTGCTGCAGCCGTTAGGCATTCGGGTCGTCGCCGCCCAAAGATGAGTCAG ATCGTTCGGATATTGGAGGGTGATGCATCTCTGGATGACTTAAACGATGGTGTGAAGCCAGGGCAGGGCTCATACATGGGCTCAAGCGGAGGTGATGGGAGCTCAGACTATGAGACGGGCACATATGGTGCTGAGATGAAGAAATTCCGGAAAGTGACACTAGACAGTCGCGATTACGGGGCAAGTAGCGAGTACGGTGGCACCAGTGAGTACGGGCTTGACCCATCCTCCTCGAGCAGCGAGGAGATGAATATTGGAGGAGGCTCCAACAAAACTACTACTACTTCTACCCGCAGGGTTTAA
- the LOC106351124 gene encoding RING-H2 finger protein ATL78, translated as MSTSMSVPTMKQTQIFQDILRSSYARRLLLDQSPSPAPSPYADDTNFDANVVMVLSVLLCALVCSLGLNSVIRCALRCSSLAPSEAGDNQPAARLSNTGVKRKALKSFQTVSYSADLNLPGLDTECAICLSEFVSEERVKLLPTCHHGFHVRCIDKWLSSHSSCPTCRHCLIQTCQKIADCSQTSSLNTTQPPQDSIIVQIAPLQPDRSIYCFR; from the coding sequence ATGTCAACTTCCATGTCTGTTCCCACCATGAAACAAACTCAGATCTTTCAAGATATTCTTCGAAGTTCTTACGCAAGAAGATTACTACTTGATCAGTCACCAAGTCCAGCACCGTCCCCATATGCAGATGATACCAACTTTGATGCAAATGTTGTTATGGTTCTATCAGTCCTCTTATGTGCACTCGTTTGCTCGCTTGGACTCAACTCTGTAATAAGATGTGCCTTGAGGTGCTCCAGCTTGGCACCATCCGAAGCTGGTGACAACCAACCAGCAGCTCGCTTGAGCAACACAGGAGTCAAACGAAAAGCCTTGAAGAGTTTCCAGACAGTAAGTTACTCTGCTGATTTGAATCTGCCTGGCCTAGATACAGAGTGTGCCATATGTCTCTCAGAGTTTGTATCCGAAGAGCGTGTGAAGCTGCTTCCGACATGCCACCACGGATTCCATGTCCGGTGTATAGACAAGTGGCTCAGCTCACACTCGTCCTGTCCCACCTGCAGGCACTGCCTCATCCAGACATGCCAGAAGATCGCCGACTGCAGCCAAACAAGCTCGTTGAACACTACTCAACCACCGCAAGATAGCATCATCGTGCAAATAGCACCTCTACAACCGGATAGGTCAATATACTGTTTTAGGTGA
- the LOC106405125 gene encoding E3 ubiquitin-protein ligase ATL76-like — protein sequence MSSNELPSSAQAFHEQVLSGFISRKLLMHNTQRAHAVAPTPPISHENNVSGAVLVLLSVLICGIIFCLGLHYLICLAFRRHSSFMISEPVSSLSTQRDPSHKGIKKKALRMFPVVSYSHELNLSGIGEECVICLSDFVSGEKLRLLPKCNHGFHVCCIDKWLQQHLTCPKCRHSLVDTCQKILGDFSQADQVTAGPTENVIVRIAPLEPEGRVNTFRESS from the coding sequence ATGTCTTCAAATGAATTACCTTCTTCGGCCCAAGCCTTCCATGAACAAGTCCTTAGTGGTTTTATCTCTAGAAAGCTGCTTATGCACAACACTCAACGAGCCCATGCGGTCGCACCAACTCCTCCTATAAGCCATGAGAACAACGTCAGTGGTGCTGTCTTGGTGCTTCTCTCAGTCCTCATCTGTGGAATCATCTTCTGCCTCGGGTTACATTACCTCATTTGTTTGGCATTCAGACGCCATTCAAGCTTCATGATCTCTGAGCCTGTCTCCAGTCTTTCAACACAACGTGATCCATCGCACAAAGGAATCAAGAAGAAAGCTCTTAGGATGTTCCCAGTCGTGAGTTACTCACATGAGCTGAACCTCTCTGGGATTGGTGAAGAGTGCGTCATCTGCTTGTCGGATTTTGTTTCCGGTGAAAAGCTCAGGCTGCTACCTAAGTGCAACCACGGGTTCCATGTTTGTTGCATTGACAAGTGGCTTCAACAACACTTGACTTGTCCAAAATGCAGACACTCTCTTGTTGACACATGCCAGAAGATCTTAGGTGACTTCAGTCAAGCCGATCAAGTGACAGCAGGACCAACAGAGAACGTTATTGTCAGAATAGCTCCTCTGGAACCTGAAGGAAGAGTAAACACTTTCAGAGAAAGCAGCTAA
- the LOC125610135 gene encoding RING-H2 finger protein ATL75-like, giving the protein MSSTKAFQEQVHGGFISRKLLLHNPFDHNTQQTFMVAPSPLITHENNLSGNVLMLLSVLICGIICCLGLHYIIRCAFRRTSSFMISEPISSLSTPHGSSNKGIKTKALNMFPVVSYSTEMNLPGVGEECVICLSDFVSGEKLRLLPKCNHGFHVHCIDKWLQQHLTCPSCRHCLAETCQKILGDSSQVTATPSESIIVRIAPLEPEGRLNTLRENI; this is encoded by the coding sequence ATGTCTTCCACTAAAGCCTTCCAAGAACAAGTCCATGGCGGTTTTATCTCTAGAAAGCTGCTTCTGCACAACCCATTTGACCACAACACTCAACAAACCTTCATGGTCGCACCATCTCCCCTCATTACACATGAGAACAACCTCAGTGGGAATGTCTTGATGCTTCTCTCAGTCCTCATCTGTGGAATCATCTGCTGCCTCGGTTTACATTATATCATTCGTTGCGCATTTAGACGTACTTCAAGTTTCATGATCTCTGAGCCTATCTCCAGTCTTTCAACACCACATGGGTCATCAAACAAAGGAATCAAGACGAAAGCTCTTAATATGTTCCCGGTCGTGAGTTACTCAACTGAGATGAACTTGCCAGGGGTCGGTGAAGAATGCGTCATCTGTTTGTCGGATTTTGTTTCTGGTGAAAAGCTCAGGCTGCTCCCTAAGTGCAACCACGGGTTCCATGTTCATTGCATTGACAAGTGGCTTCAACAACATTTGACTTGTCCAAGCTGCAGACACTGTCTTGCTGAGACATGCCAAAAGATCTTAGGTGACTCCAGTCAAGTGACAGCAACACCATCAGAGAGCATAATTGTCAGGATAGCTCCTCTAGAGCCTGAAGGAAGATTAAACACTTTAAGAGAAAACATCTAA